Within the Gadus chalcogrammus isolate NIFS_2021 chromosome 15, NIFS_Gcha_1.0, whole genome shotgun sequence genome, the region AGGACAGCCCGGTGCCTCACGCCTGAAGCAGAACCATGATCTCATACTTTAAATACCCTGCTACCCATCGGAGCGGAACCGTCTGATCCCCCTCCGGTCGAGAGGTGGCGGCAAGAGAGGAGATCCAATCACAGCGGAGGAAAGCGGAACGGTCGTCATGGATGCAAGGATATGATGTGTGTCTCTATAAGGGAGTGGACCTGTAAGATAGTGAGGAGCAGAAAACGTTTAGCAGAGAACATGTGGCCCTCAGATCATATCTGGTATGAGACAATATCAGTATATACTATCATGTTGTTGTGctatacaaatgtatttatatccCTTTTGTacgatttgtttattttgtaccCAGTATAAAAAAGGACATACATTTTTTGGACAAAATGAAGGAAATGCTTTTTTATATTGAATTTCTTCAATAGCAAAGATACAGTAAAAGAAAAGCCATGAGTCAATGCACTCTTATCTCTGCTTTTCCCAGGGTTTTTAAGGTGACCGGCGGTTTAATTCAGGACACGTGCGCAGAGTGCACGTCTCAGCATGGCCATCAGATTCAGTCTGACACAGATTACCCCTATACCCCCCCCGCTTCCTGACTGCTTTATGAGATTTATAGATTCATATCCGATTAACCCCTCCCGAGTGATGTCGAAATGCCTTGGCGAGAGAATTATGAAGTATAACAAAATGctgtctgtatttattttttgcggaTTTTTGCGAGTGAGCTTGGCTTCTGCAGCTATCCTCCTCTTTTGAGGAATGGTGACAGCTTCCTGGTGACTGATCTTGGGTTGACACGGGGCTGGGAAACTGAACATGGACAACAAATTTCGGCAGAGTTAGGCACATTGTGAGTACATGACATTAGTACATTAGATAACATTATTATAATGCCCAGTGCCTTACAATTGCCATAGGTTGCAATGCTTAATTTTGGTAAAGTGATAGAGTGCCGATAAGGCTTAAAGAGATTGTATTTTGGGTGTTATGATTCAtgttatagaaatatatatttatggatgACAAGGATGACATCGGCAGCCACTTTAAGGTGATACAATTTGTTCTTTAATTAAAAACACAGTCATTTGTACAAGAAATTTACACATAAAAATATACACAGGCGACTACACACTCTATGGATTAATGACGACATGACAGacccaaacacaaaaaaaagacacagaCAAATAAGAAACGGACAACAACACAAGTAAAAAATAGTGTTAAACTTGCTTTGGTCTAGTCACAGTGGCTAAATAAGCAATAGATACATGTCTTAATAGAAGACAATGTCACTCTGTTATACGGTTTAGTGCCTCGTATATTTACACCGAGGATGACGGTAATGTGAGTATGAGTAGAGGAAGATATGAGATCGATGCACACAGTGGTGACAGTTCATCTGATGTTGTTGAATATGTGCTTGTTGACAAGCGGCCTTTTGTGGCATatcttggtttgtttgtttgtttgtatgcagCAGAATACCGTAGCCAAAAATGTAACCTGTTCCAGCCAAAAGGGTGATGTCCCATGAGATGTCAATTCTGACAAACCCAGTGGGCCACAGAGAATAGTACACCAATGACAAGCGAATGCCTTTGCTAATACGATGACATTTTTAGGTTATGACATTCCATAACCTGTTATGGTTATGATTGTGAAGGAGGGTTGTTATGAAAGAACTTGAAAACGCATTCAGTTCATGAAAAATGTTGATACAATTTGGCCAAATAGTTTGGACCAATTTACAAAATAGAAGCTGAGTAAATACCTGCGATTGGAGTGCTTCTGGCCTTACTTCAGCAGGAAACCCTTTTGAAACCCATCATTGCAATGCATTGCTAAGATAACGAATATCGACAATAaccagggaggaggtggagattgAGTGATGCGTGGAAATCAAACAAAGATTGGTCGAAATGGAGGGAAGACAGTTTACTGATCAATCATAGGGTCAAGATCAAGGTTATGATCACCAAAAAAGTCTTCCCTGATTTGACGAGACTTGGTGTAATCATGTCACTCTCAGTATATTGTAAACATTCTGCTAAGATGTCCTCTTCCATTTCACCCTGATCCATTGATAAATCAGACCATGTGATATCGATATAGAAGTCTTTATATTCTGCGTATTAAACCCACTGACAAAATATCTTTAGGTGCTTATTATAAGAAaatatatacatcatcatcTTTATTATATAGATTTTATATTTctctattattttgttgatatagACTCtgcatttgtaaaataaaagataacagttgtgttttatatatatatatatatatatatcaatcaaTAATTTTTCTTTTATATCAATACGTGCCGTTCTCAGTGTTGGACACAGCCCTGCATATGCTCTCGTTCTCCCAAGTCTACAGATTCTAACTGCTAACGTGATTCCCATTGGTTAAGCTGTTGCCCGGATGAAACCTTGTCCAATAGATAATAACAGGAGTAGCAATCATAACAGCTACTACTAAGCCAAGTCCTAGCGTGTCATTTCAAGAGAGACCAAACAGCTTTCTCCTAGTTGTGGAAAGAAACGCACACAGAGCATGCAGTCATGCCACTGTTTCTACCGCTGTACATCAGTCAGTCAACGCTACGGTCATAGTCATGGTCGAGGTCTGAGGAGAGTGCTATTTGGTGTTTGTCCCTAACAAGTGCAAAATAAACAGCACTGAGAAGGatggaagggggtggggggctcaCAGGCATGCGGGTGGGGGGGTCACAGGCATGCCCATGATGTCATGTGGCCAATGTTTacatcctgttttttttttctctgctgcAAAAAGGAAGGTTTGAGTTGCACTGAACTTGAAGATGGAACTAAACTCCTGTGCAATGACCTCCACTCCTTATGAGTGTTTAGTAGGGAGGAGAGATAAGCAGACCGGAAGAGAGGAGAATGTGGgaacaagagggggggggggggagagttagacagagaggaggatggagagttataaagagagagagaggtactgagagacagagggggttCTAGTTGAACTGGGTTAATACCAAccatgctccccccccccccccccccccagcccccccacacacatatttgaaaaatgtaaatgtttatacAAAAAAAGCGACCACTTTGCAGTATGAGTTTTTGACATGCGGGCCGAGTGCGATAGTGGTTAACTGTTGGTGGTCTGGATCGGGTCGGACGTAGTGTGAACATTTGGTTTCTGTCTTCACGGCGGTTCAACAAATGACAGAACAGAAGGTCTGAGTGTAAGCAAAACCCAGGGCCAAAGTCAAATGTGGTCACGGCAGGCTTCTAGACGTCTCTTTTAGCcataaaaaaaaggaaggaagtCACGTAAGTAAGCCGAAAAAATGACATTTGTGCAAAACAACTGAATTCTGTTTTTCTGTTGTCGGTGGTGACCACTTGTTTAACTGCATTTCTCTGGAGTGACTGAAGTCCCAAATACATTCCATTGGAAACACTCACTGCAGCGACGAGACTTCTTCAAGAACCAGTCCTTTGAACTGTTTCCTTGATTTATATTTAAAGGTTTCCACTGGGCCTTGAGGCTTGACACAAACAGGTGAACTGAAAATAGTATGAATATATAACAAGATATTGCATATTTGGTGTTGGTTTTCCCTTTTATAAGTCTAGTGGTGTAGCCTACAGCCGTCTTGTCGACGAACCACGACAGGGACAACGATGCTAATGTTGACCACATGGTCATGGCTGTCCGCGTGATGCTACCAGCTAGCCAAGCATGTGCTAGAGGCTAACTGTTTATTAGCCTTGTGTGCTACCTCGAGAAGTCCTGATCATTTGTGTGCAAGTCTATGGTCActttctttttagtttttttgctaCTGCTGTTTTAAATACCCTGATTTGTATTATGttccaaaaacaacaaaaatatcATGCTATTCTCTTGGCTTGGTGAAGAGATCCTGTGCTGCTGGTATCGGGTTTAAAGGACCCAGGACCCATATCGTGAGCTCTGGAGGGGACAAAAACGTTTTCATCGTAGTATCTGGTAATCCAAAGTTAGTGGAGGTGGAACTCTCTCGGTCCCCATCGGATGCTGCCTCCAGCCAGTGAGTTCTGGTTCCAGTGGGGAAGAGGGAGCAAGGACCCAGCCTGAACGGATGCCCCAAGGAAGTGACACCCTTTCAGCCTGAACGGGTGTCACTTCTATGGCGGTGGGTTcgttggtggtgggggtcgaGGTGGAAACATCTGTGATTGGGTCCTATCCTCGGTTCACATTGGAGGTCCTTGATTATAGGAGTGCTGGTGCTGTGGACTGCTTGGCATCCCGAGTAGGAGGGTCttactgggagggggggaggggggtgggtttATATCTCGGTGGCGGTGATCTCCTCGAAGTGGATGTCGCTGCTGCCGTTGTGGTGCTCGTAGCGGCCGGCGCCACGGCCCTCCAGCTCCAGGCTCAGCTCCCTCATGGCCCGCTCCAGGTCCCGGTTCCTCCGGTACATCTGGATGTAGttctgctgcagctgcttctggtAGCGGatcaccttctccttctcctcctgccacaccctcctctcatcctcaaAGCCCGACAGCTGCTCCTCCCCGGTCCTCCTCTCATACAGCAGCTCCCCCTTCAGCCTCTCCACCTGGACAAGAGGGACCTCACGTTAAACACCCTGCCTCGTACCggttaacatttacatttacatttagggcatttagcagacgcttttatccaaagcgacttaaaataagtacatttgtcacaagaagtgcatcaatatatcgctgtcggtacagaaaggatgttcatagaaccaagtgcaagtacaacaatcgctaggctaaccaattccccgtgtcacagcaatgatagcagctaatgcagttgctacacagttaagtactaagttgacacacacacacacacacacacacacacacacacacacacacacacacacacacacacacacacacacacacacacacacacacacacacacacacacacacacacacacacacacacacacacacacacactttttcctcTGAAATGGAGAAGCAGGAACACACCGATAACTTGATCTGGATGGATCTGTTAAATGCCTCACTGTCAGTGTATTCCTATAGCTTTCCGTCCAGAACAGGCACTCAAAGAACATCTGCTTAGTCAGGTAAGTAGGGATGATCATTCCGTCGCTTTCATCCATAGCGACTTCATACACACGTCACACGCTCCAGGACGCCTACAGGGTGGGCCGGGGGACAATGGGCatcaaacccacaacctttcaACCAGGGAGTCGAACCCCCGTAGACCAACTAAGACACTGTGATCAGAACCAAAACCATGACGACAGATAGACGCACAGAGAGCAGGCCGGTGGTCCCGTACCTGTTGCCTCAGCCCGAGCACCGTCTCGGCGTTCTGCCTGTGAGCCTTGGACTCGTCGCTCTCCCCGCCCCACGCCAGGCGGCTGTCGTCCACCTCGCGGTACATCGAGGGGCtgggccccccccgccccgggccgcccctgctgccgccgccaccgccgccgccaccgccgtaCTGCTGCAGGGACATGCTCCCGCCCGATTGGCCCTTCATGCCTTGGGGtccgctgtgattggtcagggcGTCGCAGAGGCGGGCCATCTCGTCCTCCAGGCGGCCCATCTTCTCGCGGAGCAGCTCGGCCTCGCTCTTGCGCCGCTGCAGCTCGTTCTCGCAGACCTCCAGCTCCAGGTTGCGCGTGCGCACGGCGGCCTGGGCCTCCTGGGAGCGCATCTGGCTGGACTGCTGCTCCGAGCGGGCCTCGCGGAGCTGGGCCTTCAGCACCACGATGTCCCCCGCCTTCTGGCTCAGCTCCGACTGGAGCTCCTTCAGCTGCTGCTTCAGCAGGCTGATCTCCCCCGACTTCTgacacacctgggggggggggggagagcggggcAGAGGGGCCGAGGGGGGAGGTTCACTGACTGGATCACACCTAGTGCATACACTCTTCACTGTGGATTAGGTTGGATCAGTTTAGACCTCTGGTGTTGAGGTTAGAGATACCGATACCATACTGGAAGTTTAATTCAAAGTCTCTTCATTTAAAATCCTCGCTCACATTGTGTTTGAATGCGAAACCATGTATTATTGATGGATACACATCGGTATCAAGTACACCTAAAAAGGAATTACCCTATTCTTCGAGAATGACAACATTTCCAAACAACACATAgtgttatatttattttcccACGGATCATGGTGACACCCTCAGAGAACAGGGGCTGTGATGTACAGTGTCTAAACCATGCCCACCACCCACCTCCCACTTGGTCTCCTCAAGGCGCGGGCCCAGCTGGGTCTGCTCCCTCTGGATGCTGGCACACCTCCTCTCCAGGCTCTCTCTGTCCTGCAGCAGAGCCGAGAAGTCCTCctgcagcttcttcttctcctgctgCAGCTGGAACACCTGAGACCACACAGCAGCAAGGACCAGTGTTAAGCTGTGGTGTATtgatgtgtaaacattttatgatatatatattttttttaaagaataaaaaatatataaaatatatttagtaGGAACTAAATAAATTACAACAGCATTTTAAAACTGCAGGGGAGCCATTAACTGAACTGCCTTAACCGTATCATCTAGCAAATGTTTACTTGccagaaacacaaaaatattaGGAAAATGCATTTTGAACTGTGCATACTATAGACCTGACAGACCATAATAACCTCTGTGTCTCACATTGCTCCACCACAGGAGTGAAATAACTAACCTTAAGTGTAGGCCTTAAATGTATTATCGAGCGATAAATACGTACCATACCCTACACTACGCTCACCAGCAACACAAGTCATTATTTTAACGGGCTTTAAATGCCTTTATGGACAGAGGAGTCAGCCGGGGAAAGTGGGTTGAACGAGAGAGGCAAGGGCAAGTTAAACAAGATCCTGGGTGTTGTCAGGTGTATGGCCTAAGTGGTGAGTGCGCTAGGGGGTTTAGCAACCCTCTTTTGAACAGTTTTATCCTGGCACAGCTCCATAGTAACGTGTGAGTTACCTGCAGCTGCAGCACCTGCTGGGCTCTCTGGGCCTTCTGGGAGGCCTGCTTCATCTTGGCTGAGCAGCTCAGCCTCAGCTCCTCCATGTCCCGCTCACAACGCCGCTGCTTCTCCTCGTACacctgccgggggggggggggggggggggggtccagaggtcaggggtcaggcaGCATGCAGTATGCTCTTCATAACAAATAGTGTTAATATAATGAGTCTAAATGAATACCACTTCATAACAAATGAAACACTCCAGGTCTTCAAAGGAGGTGACTCAATCtgcttaaggcccaatcccgaTTCACCCaaacacttaaccctaaccctttcacCCTACCCCTCATTAAAAATGACAATTGGGACACCCCTACCCTGCGCATGAACGTGCAAAAGTGAGGGGTAGGGATGAGGGTTTGGGCGAAGGGGTGAATTGGGATCGAACCTCAACACGATTCCAGGCTTCGCGCCTTGAGAACCACTGATCCCATCATCGCCAGCAGCGTCCCCTTACCTGGCATATGGCCGCCTCGTTCTCGTCCAGGTTCTCGCggagctgcagcagctccaggtCCCTCTCCCTCAGCTTGTCCTCCAGCTCGCGCACCACGCCCTCGTAGCCCTCCACCAGGGGTGGCGAGTGGCTGCACGACCCGCTGTCCGAGAGGGGCTGGCCGCGCCCGCTCAGCGACCCCGAGCCCGAGCTCTTGCCGGACGAGGACCGCCCGCTGTCCGAGTTGCTGTGGCCGTGGCTGTTCCCGCCCCCAATGGCGTTGGTGCCGGCGGCGCCGGTACTGCCGCAGGCTGTGGCGGTGGCGGCCGTCCGGCCCAGGCTGGGCACCGCCTCCAGCTGaccgccccccagcccccccgtgGCCGACCCGCTGCTAGAGCCCTCGCTGGGGGCCAGGCTGCAGCCCGTGCTGCTGTGGGTGGGGAGGCTGGACAGGGAGTTGCGGCCCGAGTCCGACATGGAGCAGGACTGGCTGCTGCGTGCGTtgcgcccgccgccgccgccgccattcccgccgccgccgccgccgtacgAGTCTCGCTTCTCCTCCGAGGTCACGGACGCGGCACTGCCGCCGTTGGCGTTGGCGTTGGCGTTGATGACGTTGGATCCGCCGAGAGGCAGCAGGAGGTTGAGGCTCCCCTGGCTCTCGGACAGGCTGGCGCCCCCTGGCCGCGGGGAGAGGTACTGCACCGAGTGGCGGTTCTTGGGGATAACAGGTTTGAACGCCGTCGGGCGGATAAGCACCTTCTCCATGTTCTGCCAGAAtcagagacggggggagagaaaggagaagagCAGATGTCAACAGCGACTCGTTGTAGCCAAGCAGTGCTAATGAACGACGCCATGTGTGAAAGTAATTAGCAGAGGATCAGCGATAACACGGCAGGTCAACCCGCGGGCGAGGATATTTAAATTAGGTTTAATTGATAGTCATGACTCTCATTGAGCGGTTTTCTTAATGATTTTACGCAGCATTGGGGAGATAAGGGCAATCGAGCACGGAAGGGACagaggatgggtgtgtgtgtgtgtgagagtatccGTGTGACAGAGAGCaaatgagagggagaaagagagagagataagtcagggagagattgagaagggaatgttggaaaaaaaaaagtatggtgTGAAAGAGAACAAAGGCGGAGAATGAAGAGGAAAAGTAAATGAGGGGGTAGTAAAGAAAGACAATGGAgcacgagagaaagagaaggagagagaaggccaGAGCAAGGGGAGAAGataaagaatgaaagagagaccGCGAGACAGACAACCAGATACTCATATAAAGAAGTAAACAATACAGAaagatagagaaacagagacgcagaaggggagagacagagagagtgagacaaaaggagagagagcaaggtagCACAAGAACAATGagtgataaagagagggagaaggagagagccagagaagtaaagaaagaaggaaaagagagagacagatagacacacaaagacagacagatagggcTTTTTCTTAATGACTTTCCCCATGGCTCATTGGACTTGTCACCAGACGCAAGTGAGCTCTGACATTGATGATGAGGAGCGGGCGAGGTGAGCTACTGCTAAATGATCTCTCTCCCTTGGCTGCGTAAGGCCAGGTGATTTAGCTTCCCATCGTAGATCGATGGGAATAAATAGCCAATTAGACAGCTGACTCAATCTGGGGTAAAACCCGTCGGCagaaacgcacacgcacccgagcacgcatgcactcacgcacacacaagcacgcctTAACAGAGTTGAAGTGGATACAGCTAAGGGTTAAGCAGTAGATAAAGTGAAGAATCATGGTACGGCATCAATCATTACCATCCAATGAGGTACATGACCTTGGGGTGTAATAACCGAGGCAGACCTTTCTGTACTGTTCACATTTAGATGGTAATGTGATAATAAAAAAGCGTGATTGATTCAAGGGGACAAAAGTTCTGCCGCCCTCACCgccaggaggtcagaggtcacggtCAGTTATAGCGCAGCGCCTCTTTTAGCTAGAGAGTGTTGAGCTCACACCGCTGTGTGTAGAAGACATCATCTCTTCTCATCTCCTCACGACGGCAGAAAGGGCTGGGCCCCATTGTAAACATTCGATTTGAAACGCATGTGGGGTTGATGAGGAACATTTCTCCATTGACTTCACGGGAAAACGTTGAGAAACATTCGTTGGTAATGTGGACGTGATTAGCCAGCAGGGCTGACATGGCATTCATTCAGCCAAATGCATCTATTTCAAACaattgccttttcttttttttgcctctTGCGCTTTTCATGTCATTTCTGAAGCCAAGGCAAAGGCACTGTTGATACTTCACAATAGAACCACAAGGACGGGCAGGTGCTTTGATGTGATCCCAGTGGGGGAACAAACAACGTG harbors:
- the LOC130404746 gene encoding leucine zipper putative tumor suppressor 2 homolog, with the translated sequence MALVQARPVSVSDHPASSGLDSSLQQLCRPLPSQPSTGPCSAPPLPCGDPSSVAGAMGSVSSLISGRSYQERHCRAANEYAAKTRRSTPATSCFRVQDNGTLRSGSSLEQLLVISNKQNHHQYQNHNHNHNHHQPQLQPQIKASVLPPPLPTKKHPRLGSAGGGTAVGVAAANSSNNGGGSGGGGGANGNYKDGLEEVVVGDWNHNLVLAPLSPCSDSEETRDNRALNGNIGGPPPKLIPVSGQLEKNMEKVLIRPTAFKPVIPKNRHSVQYLSPRPGGASLSESQGSLNLLLPLGGSNVINANANANGGSAASVTSEEKRDSYGGGGGGNGGGGGGRNARSSQSCSMSDSGRNSLSSLPTHSSTGCSLAPSEGSSSGSATGGLGGGQLEAVPSLGRTAATATACGSTGAAGTNAIGGGNSHGHSNSDSGRSSSGKSSGSGSLSGRGQPLSDSGSCSHSPPLVEGYEGVVRELEDKLRERDLELLQLRENLDENEAAICQVYEEKQRRCERDMEELRLSCSAKMKQASQKAQRAQQVLQLQVFQLQQEKKKLQEDFSALLQDRESLERRCASIQREQTQLGPRLEETKWEVCQKSGEISLLKQQLKELQSELSQKAGDIVVLKAQLREARSEQQSSQMRSQEAQAAVRTRNLELEVCENELQRRKSEAELLREKMGRLEDEMARLCDALTNHSGPQGMKGQSGGSMSLQQYGGGGGGGGGSRGGPGRGGPSPSMYREVDDSRLAWGGESDESKAHRQNAETVLGLRQQVERLKGELLYERRTGEEQLSGFEDERRVWQEEKEKVIRYQKQLQQNYIQMYRRNRDLERAMRELSLELEGRGAGRYEHHNGSSDIHFEEITATEI